TACATGACATAAACATCTGATCtgacataaatattttaaatataaaggaAAATGCACACGGACACATCACAGAAAACCGTAAAACATTGCCTACCCAACTAACAtctaataattttgttaaaaCAGTAAATTACTTGCAGTTTAATAAGAAAATGcccatacatatacatgcataagTCTTTTCCcaatataatttttattgaaaTTGGTTTTAATGGGATGGATAATGTCATTCTAAACTATTTGATTTGGCAAAAATGTGTGGTCACAGCAGACATATTTAAGACACATCAATACCTGCCGACATTTTAAATCTCGGCTGTCCACTTTTATTCAGACTACCAGAGACAGATGTAAATACCAGGTATGAATAAGATCTAAAACATGTCAGTGCAACAAAAACAGATTAGAACACAATAAGCTTCTTTGGATTTACATCATAGGATCAACAAAATGAGTAATTTCCTAATAAAATGCTAACTCGGATGGAATAAGTATAACGTGAGTCCTCCATTCCTGAGGTTAGCGGTGCAGGTTACAGGCATGTTCTTCAGTGCTGGAGTGGTTTAGTTTTCTCCTTTCAACACCGATACCAGCTCACCATTCTCTTTCAGCTCCTGTTTAACAATATACACATTTCCCATCAGTTATGAAACACCTTTACAGTTCATCCACTTTTACTAATTTCTTCATGCtatattttgtttgatatttctttaaaataaataacaattggcTGGATAACTAATGCAAAGACCTTAATATTTAGGTTCAGAGATGGTCCTGTCAGTTAGTTACAGAGCTTCATCTACCCTCTGCTGGGGAAAAACAACTACTGCAGAACACAGTACATCTCTACAGGCAGATGAGTTAACtcttacactaccattcaaaagtctggggtctgatttaaaaaaaagaaagaaaaaaaagggggttTATTAATGCTTCCACTCAAAAAGGATGCAtgaatcacaggaatacatacaaatatgtatatgtgtgtgtgtgtgtgtgtgtgtgtatatatatatatatatatatatatatatatatatatatatatatatatatatacttataagaAACTccccaaggttgcatttatttgataaaaaataaatattgtgaaatatgaattcaattttaaataaaacattttatatttatacacatatatacatatacatacacacacacgaaaatattttatttaaaattgaattcatatttcacaatatttatttttgagtttctttaaaaaaaaaaaaaaaaaaaaacctttaaaacatATTGACTATAGGTAATATATTTTgcttttcaaacctgtatactACGGAAagcaatcaaaaaataaaaataaaatgatagcaTTCTATACAGATTTCTTTCCTGAAATCTAGCATTATTGACATTCATTTAGGCTGAAACATTACAATTGCAGTGCTATTTGTAGTGCTTATTTCTAAATGCATCTTTATCATCTTAGTAGGGAGATGTAAAATGCTTTTATGCATTTCACCTTGATTATGTCCAGTCCTCCGATCAGTTCCCCTTTAACGTACAGCTGTGGGTACGTCGGCCAGTTGGAGTATGTCTTGAGTCCTTGTCTAAcctaaaaacacaacaaacaaactaTTTATTTAGGGACATTTACATAGTAAACAAAATCATATTCTAAACATAACTGGTTTAACAGTTCATTATTCAGTTCTCAGTATGTAAGAATCTCACTAGGATTTGTAACACAGTTGTTCTTGAAGCGTCTATGGCAAGAAAACATTTACTAAAAATGGAAAGACAAACTTAAAACTGAAGGAACTCTCACCTCTTCATCTTCTAATATGTCAAACGTACTGTATTCAActctgaaatgtaaaaataaaaaaaaacatttgttactaTATTAACATACATTTAGTCTTTCAGTAATTCATAATTCGTGTTAAGAATATTATCCAAAAAGAGTGTTTGTCTTAATTAGATAACGCTGTAAAAGATTCTCTCACCCCGTGCTGTTCATTATTTCCAGGATCTGACGGCTGAATCCACATTTGGCAGCCTGAGTATTCACAAAGACACGAGTCAGGAGGGTGAAAACGCTAGAACATCATGAAAGGCTGGAGTAAAGTGAAAGCCAATCAGAGGAAGCACGTTTTCAACTCCACCAAAACACATGCAGACTACTGGAGAAGCTCAAACCAGCACAGAACCAAACTTACAACTACAACCACCTACAAAGGACATTCTGAAGTGTGTCTCAATAACTAGGGGAGAAAGAGGAGGTAATAGAAcaagagagacggagagagagagaaaccagtCAGACGAGAGAAAAGAGAGATCTCATGAGGAAAGACTTTAAACTACTGCAAAGAATGTTTTTCATGTGTGAGTGTTAAAGATCAATAGAGTTATGAGGAGGGAGGTGAGGGGTCTTTCTCCTCCTTTAATGAAAGAGAACGCAGCTCTATCAGTGCCAGAGCCGCCTGACAACGATTTCCAGCACTGCTTCATCCctgtgaaaggttttttttttttttttactgtaaaggaaaagttcacccaaaaaaacagatcttttggtaattatttactcacctttatgtcattttcaaacccacctcatgactttttttcttcttcattagaACATAAAGGAAGacattttgcagaatgttttcaaagcatgctctaaaataattatatacaaagtattttatatttaataacaataatttatcaATTTATCCATCTACTATGgaatacaatacaattattacattttctcttcagtggaacacaaaggaAGACATTCAGCAGAATGTtcacattattattttagaacattcttttttatttttttattaatctaataataataataacagtgatGGTATTGTTAGCTAAAACGTATAAAAGATCTTTGTTAActgaagttgaaataaaatataaatatcagattaACTTATTTCGCCTTGGCAACTGGGTGAAGGACTAGAAACACTAACTACAATAAAACTaacattaaagtaaaattaaaactaattggacaaaaacagaaatattttttaatgaaaagaaaaaatcacATACAATTACTACATTAATATTAAATtgaaaactgaatatatatatatatatatatatatatatatatatatatatatatatatatatatatatatatatatatatatatatatatataattctaaaagaacataaaactgaaatagcactacaaaataacaataataatactagtAGTAGTAATTTACATGAGATTGCATAGCGTATAAATATTCATTTCTTCAACCTATACCGTTAATTTTGAATGGCATTCAATGTATTGGATTATCTGCCATATACTCCTTGAAATTtggtctgtttttatattttatagcttTTTTTCCTATTCCTATTAAATCATATTGATTTGGAATAACAAGAGCTTGAATAAATTAGAAATTTTTGGGGGGTGATTTATCCCTTTAACAGCCCCTGCTTTCTCCTCACTCTTTTAAACTGGGTTTCATtagaaagaaaagggaaaaaatgaGAGCATTTTAGTCCACTCACCTCTTTATTTCCTTTCATGAAGAGCATGACGGGTGATTTATTGATTAGAGATTTCAGCCTGTCAGAAAAGAGTGTTTAAACAAGTCCAGTTGTACTGAAGGGGGCTGTTTGAGCGAGTGTGTATCTGTCTTTACCTGCTTTCCAGTGAGACGGTCTTGGGGAAAGTATTCTCAAGTTCACCAGACTCGACCAGCTCCTGTGGAGGATATCAAATATCTCTGAATCCCGATCCCTTTCAACTTGACTCCCACATGCACACTCTCCTTTCATAACTAACAGCTCCCTGCTGAGACAGTTTACCTCTCTGGAAAGGTAAATGCAGTATATTAATGAGGAAGGGCCTCTTGGACTCCAGAGGGAAGAGAGAGGATGGATGCTGGCTGATCCAGCCCTCCTCTCTCAGCAGGAGTGCTCTGCTTGATTTAAGCAGTATGAGCTCGCTGGGAATGTAAAGCAACATAAAGCTAATAACAGAAAGCTGAGAACACACACTGCATCAAAAGTCAATTTAAGATAATACGCATGGGATAAAACGCTCAACCATCAAGCAATGAAGAAATCGGTGTTTGGAAAAATAGGGAAATATCTAAAATACACTGCCATGCCCTGATTTTCATTGAATGCCATCAATAATGTTAAAGTTTCTTCTCGTATCTCGTCGACAACGGGATTTCTCGTACCTTTACGATGTCCAGTCCTCCGATGAGCTCTCCGTTGACGTACACTTGCGGAAAAGTGGGCCAGTTGGAGTAGGTCTTGAGTCCCTGTCGAACCTCTTCATCTGAGAGGATGTCAAAACTGCTGTACTGTACACTGTGGTCCTTCAAAATCTGAACAATCTGACGACTAAAACCTGCAACAGGTTAAAAAGAGTATCATTACTGCAGTGTGCTTTTTACTAGCTTGCACCTATTTAAAAGCTTTGAAGAAACAAAAAGCAAactattatatttcaaatgtcaTTACAATGACAACtaatgttttcatttgtcattgcaaaattaaaatcaagagctttaaagaaagaaactaaacattttataaaagcaaataAACCTATTCATATTTTAACGTCACCACAATGACAAAAGTTGTGATTTATCATTGCATTTTCTTgtttaaagttaactttttttggtttgactgtgtacATTTTACTACCTTGCACTTGTTTTAAAGTTtggaggaaataaataaataaaataaacagataaatgtgtttaaatatctatctatctatctatatgtgtgtgtgtgtgtgtgtgtgtttgtgtgcggttagtcaattcatttttttttttttttttttatacatgttcCATTTTAATATCAATTAAGGTTTTAGTAACTCTGTtgtgcttttgttttattatttttaggttggtatatgtattatatggttttaataaatgtaattttttaaaataattattattattattttagtagcaATTCATGTTAAACTATTGTGATAGATGTTgctgatctattttttttttttttttttttttatggttttagattaATAACTCCGTAATGGCAACAAAAGTTGTtggtttttttgtatgttttagtcCCACAGTGAGTGAAATATCCAGAAATCACAACTACCCTGCTATCTGCAATCATAATTACCCTCTCATCCATTTTAGATACTACGCAATATTGGGCAACAAGCTATAACACAGTTGTACAATACAGTTTTCTGATTTCTGAATTTTAAATACTTCTGTTCCTATGAGCCGATACAAGTCAAAAATGAGAGaagataaaaagagagagagggatatTATATGGAAGGAGACAAAGAGAACAAGAAGCAAGAGAAGTGGCGCACAAGGAGGAGGGAGCGAGAGAAAGAAACAAGATCAGGAGAGAAGGATGTGCAAGGTGATGTGTAGAGTCTGTGTAGACCCTGCAGTAAAACACCCATTTTCATCTTGTGTGGCTCATGAGGGAATTCATTATAAAACAGCTCCAGGCGCCTCACTTGTGCTTATGCATTTGCTGGTATATTAGCTCAACTCTATCAGAGCGGGCAAACAGGCGGGCAGCTGCTTTCTCTGGCTCCGGGCGAACTCCACCAGCCATGCTGCATTGATTGCAGAGTTCTTTCCCCCTCTATGCCTGCACCTACAGGGGCTGAAGACCGTTCACTTTCGCCGACTCTGCTCCAGGAAAGTGGCGATGTTACAGCATTGTTCCTCTTTTCAAGGACAACCCACTCTGAGCGAGAAAGGCTGAGAGATCTGAACTGATACATGGACCCCTAACCTTTTAATTTGACATGTATAACTGCTTTAGAGTTAGCGTTAGCTGAACACTTGATCATTTGGCTCGACGCTTGCATTGGAACGAAAGAGCGTGTTTACATTTAGAACCCAATGCACGCTACCAACAGGCATGGCTCGCTCTCTGTGCATTATTTCTTGATTTGGGTATAAGCCAAGTGAATGAGAACATCAATAAGTTTCAGTATTATAATATCTCCGAGTCGGACCGACCCACTGACACCTAGCACGGCTTCAAATAACATCAACGGCGCCGAGCAACAGGTTCCGGGCTCAGAGACGAAGCGGCGTAAACTCGGAGGATCTTCTATTAATAAAGCAGAGCTGGAGGAGCTGGCAGCCGTTGAAAGCTCAACATCACGTTTGAGATTAGAGTTCAATATCGTTTTTAGTTTGATCTCAGGATGGCAAACGCCAGCATTCCCCTAGACCTTCCTCTTTACACAGACAAAACGTTGAGCGCTAAACTGCACCTCAGTCCATGACCAAATATGCACTTTGAACTatcaaaaaagtattttgttaaaaatgGGTGAAATTAATACGAGGATGTTTTCCAACTCTACACCACACATCTTTTacatgaggaagaaaaaaaagcatgccAGAAAATCAGCAAATCAAACAGAAATAAGCAAGATCAAGCTAACAGCCTAAAGTTAAACAAACTAAAGAATAAAACCTTATTAAGTGCTCAAGCTTTCACTGTGAGGATTTAATGAGTATAACTAACTTACAAAAGCAGAATATGTTCCTAATTTAGAGTGATTGCTTATCAACCAACGTTTGATAAACAAAAGTGGTTGTTCACACTTGTGGCTGCTTCAAAATCGACCAGTAGCCTCGTCAAGAGAATTTCAATTAATATGGATCCTTTCCACAGACTGTGAATGCAAGTCAATTTGGataaaaagcattaataaaattgcatattttatattgtttatctgCATGTCATGCAACCATTAAACAATACCAGAGAACCATTAGTATGCAAATGTAGTGTTAAACGGTTCAAAAAAAGATTAACTTAATATCTCAGTTGATTCATTCAAGAACATATTTAAGTCTGGGAATCACTGCCATACACACAGCTCAAAACACCCAAGAAGTCGTGAAAGCAGAGGTGCAATATGACAAAAAAGTAACTGAATGCACATTGCCCTGTGCTGCAGAATCTTCGTTGATTGCAACGGGAGCTATTCAGATCATCAAGTTAGAAACTCTGGGTCAAACCGAGCCAGGCTGTATTTTGGTGGAACTTGGAATATAGTGGTTCATCTATACTGACTGTCCATCGCTCTTAAGAAAGATGCAATGTACTTCTCTTTCCGTCCTGTTCATGCAACTTTGATTTGTGTCACTCCATCACCAACAGTTGCTGACCCCGTGTTAATTTATGCAAGTGAGTATATACGCGCGTGTTTACCACAGCGAGGCTCCTGGGGCGATCCCTTCATGAAGAGCATGCAGGGTGCGGCGTTGATCAGCCTCTTCAGTCTCTCGTTGAGATCCTCTTTAGGGACGTCCCCCGCCCTGGCAGCCCCGCCCCCACCGGACCCCAGCCGCTGCACCTTATTGGTCAGCTCAGGGGCATGCGCACCATCCAACCTGTCAATCTTCTCACCGCCCTAAGGGTTGtcggtaaacaaataaataaaaaacactcaaGAGTGAGTAGTGATAGATTGAgagggaggaagaaaaaaaaaaaaaaaaaaaaaaaagcattaattttTTAGGATGCTTGCCAGTTTGTTTAGATtgtttggagggagagagagtaaacAGGCCGCAGGCTCTCCTGGTTCTTTGACATGTTACACCGAGAGAGGGAAAGTCTTGCCAAGCCGTGTGTTTGTTTAACCTCCCATTATTTCTCAGTTGCTTGATTCTAACACGAGGAGATTTTGCAGCTCACATTACTTGATCGTTAAACTCAAGCTTCCCAACAGGCTCTGTTTTTCTAACCCCGCCTCCCTCTGCTAAATAAACGCTAAACACTACCGCAGCACACCTAACATAAATACAAGCTGTGTGTACTGAAAAACACAACCTGGCCTAGATATGCTTTATGAAACACAAAGAACAAGACATATTAGGTCTTCAattcttttatttaaatgtgttaactTTCTCTGCCTTTGAAACAACTTTTCTTCTAAAGTGAGAAAGGCTGTGTAGGCGAGGATAATTAATACTAGCCAATAATATCACAGCCTAACATTCACAATCCAGTCATAGAGTAAGTCACTAATTTTACATACAAAATGgtttcatttgtaatttaaataagtcACTTTGAATGTTTTGGGAAAGAAGCAATCCATTTATTGAATTGCTGTTCACAGTTTTACTTCGGTGACCTGGTctatttatgattaaaacaaacttggataaacaaatacaattttaatagaataattcATGCAACTTTTTTGTAACACTTTAACATTCTGCAAGGAACCAGATTTAAACCTATgtcataaaatatgaataaatatattcaatatatgctgttcttttgaaccttcaaAGAactcaaagaatcctaaaaaataagaaaaataaaagttatgtttTCGACAAAAAAAAAGTCCAACATTGAAGATCAAATCAGCTTATCtgtatgatttctaaaggatcatgacaatgaagattggagtaatgatgcagctttgatcacatgaataactaacattttaaatatatattaaaacagaaagtagttattttaaattgtaagtcTGCAGTCTGTTAAAAGGTttaaatcatatataatataatgttccTATTTGTGGCAAAATTAACCTCCTACTCTCTAAAAACGTccctttattatataaaaataataattttaggtaAATGTGAGCACAGCTGGAGTCAAACGTGGAAGTTTTACCTTGAAGAAGAGGAAGGTGGGAACTGAAGTGATCTCATACTTTTCAGAAACCTCCGGGACTGCCTCTGCCTCCAgctaaaaacagagagagagagaactactGTACTAATGATTCTTTATAATTcacattaataaaacatcacaCGCATCAACATGTCAAATATAACACACGCACTGACAGTTTATATGGCAGTAAAAGAAACATatgacagaaaacacacacacacacacacacacaaaacatttcacATGAAATTGAAAACTAATACAAATCTAAACTCCACTGCCACAGCTACAACATGTAAAACACACTTCATAATTAATTTGCTTCTGATGATGATAATTATTGAAATTACATTTCTGGACACATAAACTGAACTTAAAAATGAATTTCTTAAAAGAACTCAAATTAAAAGCAAAGAGAAAATCTCCCATTCTGAATGTTTTCTAAGGAATTCCACATCATTTATTCCATATAGCTTATAAAAGGGCAGTTTTTGCTTGAAGAACTCTTCTGCTCTGCCGACTGTGTGATGAAAGGCAGTGTTAACCATTAACAGAAGGACAAATTTCTCTCTGCTGGTTTAAGGCCATGAGGAAGGTAAAGTCATTCAGAGCCCGAGGCATTTCAATGTGCTCCACTGTGAGCCGGAGCAGAGGGAGGAGAGCAGCTGGATCTGTGTTACTGGAGCTACAGCCGTTTCACCATCAGTAAGAGCCCGGTGCACACAGGAACATTTGATACATCAGATATTGTACACATTTATTTGGGataagaaaatgcatttaataaaaataaaaatgaaatcataCATTTTAAGTTCATATAAGAATGTATTaccaaataacagaaaaaaaaaaatattctggaaaaataataatttaaacacaaAGTCACAATCTTTCTTCACTTTTTGTGAATCTATGAAATATTTCCCAGTAAAACGGTCTCAGAAATGGGAAAAACCATGGGATGGGTCTTGATTTTAGCTGTCTATAATTGCCTGGATCACAGAATTGGAAATCATTGATAAACAATgaaatattccattaaaaaatgactttaataaagtaaataaaaatgatatatctTAAAcctgttaaaatacaaatattaaattaaaatccaatgcaatttttaattataatcaaTAATTTATACGTGCACTAAGTAATAGGTGTTCCCATAgatcttaaaaaatgtaaatatttatttttttcattatacttTCATTGAAAGAGTTCTGTCATTTGCATTTATACAAACTGGCCAGATAACAATGCATGAAAAAATTCATAACACAGCTCTGCTGGTTTTAGCAGCCAGAGAGGTCATTTCCTAGCCACAGGTATGATTTGGAGGTGACTGGAGTCCGTGGGAAACTTGTCTGGAAACAAGCTTTCTTTTTAACCAATTCTGCTAATGAAACTACACTCCACAACGGCATTTAACCACAATTTGCACAAATTAAGCATGAATGTTATTGTTGAAATGATTTCCAGAATAGCCGTGAGTGTCAGTGGTACCCATACCTTCACAAACATGGTGTGTTTGTGCTCTTTGGCTAATTCTGCCATCACATCGTTCATCTGCGAACACTGCGGAGCCCATGCTGCATGGAAATGGACAACGGTGAGGGACCTGGACAGAGGACAGAGAAGCAATGATGTTGAGCTTAAAAGAAACCTGGATCACAGAAGCTgaaattgcttcttttttttttttttgggaaatacAGATTTAAAGCAAATCCATGTAGAtctgaattacaatttatttaaatgtgaatcTAGACCAGGGGTCTACAAACTTGGTCCTGGAGAGCTGGTGTCCTGTAGAGTTTAGGTCCAACTCTAATCATACACACCTCAACCatctaatcaaggtcttactagtATACCTTACTTGAAACTTCCAGGCAGATGTGTTCAGGTGTGATAAAATCTGCAGGACCTATTTGGAGAACCCTGCACAGAATCATTTAATTGTCTGTTTATAGTGCTCCTCAACAATGACACCAGATGAACAGGCTCTAACGTTACCAGTATTCAATGAAGAATCAAACTGACCCATGCTATTTCGGATTTAACATACAGGTTTGGACTGACATGAGGGACACAAGGATTCGTTTAGGGACATAGTAAACAATGCTAACTCAGCCTAAAGAGGTCTGGTTATGAGAAAAGACCAATAAGTTATAAGCCTAATAttcataataacaacaacatcagACTTTGAGTGCAACCTCATGAATTTCCAAAGGCttctaaaaaaacaaatagaCATATTACAGAGAGCTGAATATTAAAACAATCAGTCCATAATCACGTGATGTAGATCATATTAATCCATCGATATAGATTTGCATCACATGTACTTAAACGTTACCCTATCTGAGCGGGCCATCGGTTATTTCATTC
This portion of the Carassius gibelio isolate Cgi1373 ecotype wild population from Czech Republic chromosome A12, carGib1.2-hapl.c, whole genome shotgun sequence genome encodes:
- the LOC128025492 gene encoding glutaredoxin 3 isoform X2; translated protein: MNDVMAELAKEHKHTMFVKLEAEAVPEVSEKYEITSVPTFLFFKGGEKIDRLDGAHAPELTNKVQRLGSGGGGAARAGDVPKEDLNERLKRLINAAPCMLFMKGSPQEPRCGFSRQIVQILKDHSVQYSSFDILSDEEVRQGLKTYSNWPTFPQVYVNGELIGGLDIVKELVESGELENTFPKTVSLESRLKSLINKSPVMLFMKGNKEAAKCGFSRQILEIMNSTGVEYSTFDILEDEEVRQGLKTYSNWPTYPQLYVKGELIGGLDIIKELKENGELVSVLKGEN
- the LOC128025492 gene encoding glutaredoxin 3 isoform X1; the protein is MSGSMANLTDATSLKQFEELLKNNNKSLTVVHFHAAWAPQCSQMNDVMAELAKEHKHTMFVKLEAEAVPEVSEKYEITSVPTFLFFKGGEKIDRLDGAHAPELTNKVQRLGSGGGGAARAGDVPKEDLNERLKRLINAAPCMLFMKGSPQEPRCGFSRQIVQILKDHSVQYSSFDILSDEEVRQGLKTYSNWPTFPQVYVNGELIGGLDIVKELVESGELENTFPKTVSLESRLKSLINKSPVMLFMKGNKEAAKCGFSRQILEIMNSTGVEYSTFDILEDEEVRQGLKTYSNWPTYPQLYVKGELIGGLDIIKELKENGELVSVLKGEN